Below is a genomic region from Fusarium oxysporum Fo47 chromosome XI, complete sequence.
TGATCAGACCAAACACCAAATACCCCGCGAACCCTATCATCATGGTGTTTTTCCTGCCAACCCTGTCGCACATCCAAGCACCAATGAATACACCAGGTAGAGCAATGCAACCGAGTAAGAGCTGCCATTCTGCCGTGTGTAAAAGTGTGTTGCCGCCCTTGGGTACCACGGAGGCAAGGATGGTACCTGAGAAGACCCCATTTGGAAACGTAACAAAGTCGTACAGAAACCAAGCACCACAAGTGCCAATGAGAGTTTTCCAATAGTAGCGAATAACGAGGGCATAAGGAACCCTTCGTTTGATTGCACCCCGCCTGTAGAGCTTCGAGTTGAGCATACGTATGCGGAAGTAGAAGACAGTGAGCGGCAGGAAGATCCCGATTCCAAAACAGACACGCCACACAGTCGAGAGATTGTCAGTTCCCGCGGCTGAGAGAACAACCATGAAAATAGACACCGCAAGCGGACCTCCAAAAGATAGCGGCAAGTTTGTGACAAGGATGAAGATCGGTCCTCGGTTGTTTAATGCTCGCTCATTGGCAGACTCAGAAGCGGATGTGCTACTCGCAGGATACTCGCCACCAGTTCCGAAGCCAACGACGCCTCGAGCTACCGTCAGCATCCAGAACATGCCATCGATGGTCGTGCCGTGTGCTGCCGTGGCTAGGATACCGCCAACGACAATGCACATTGTGGTTAGCACAATGGCTGTCTTTCGTCCAAGATAGTCGCACGTGAGGCCGATGGCAATTTGGCCGAGAATCTCGCCAACGAGGAGAGCGTTGGATACCCGAGTACTGACGGACGAAGTGTACTGCTCAGGATATTCCTTCTTGAAGAGCACATTCGACATTGTCATCAAGTTGTTCTGATAGCCATCCGAGATAAGTGCAGCTCCTGCACAAAGAATTGTAAAGAGATCTGATATTCTTTGGCGACGACGCATGACATCTTGCGTTAAGCCTTCAACgctgatggaagcattgGCGGTCTTGCTTTCATCTTGAGCGTCTTTCGTGCTCCCAATTACGTCCTGTTGAGCGTCAGACATGATGAGAGATCGTGGTGCAGGGAATTTGCAGAAATTAGAGAGACTTTGAATGCGAAGCTGTTGACCTTATACTTGGTAGATCCTTTCTCGTGTAAGACAAGACATTTGCCGATTTCCCGTTTGCAGTCCCAATTGGGTAAGTCACCAGAAGCGCTAGTCTCGTTATCTACTTCCGACATCCGAGTTGGCCTATTACAGTTATTATGCCAGCCATGTGACTTGCGATATCCACAACATGGATATCACGGCTTGTTTTTCGCAAGATGTTTGAACTTTTTGAGTTGTGAGAAGCCCAGTTTTCATATTACAAAGGGTCGTCATTTGGTAGGGCAATATGTCTAAATCACCTTTGATATGCTGGTATACTCTGTTTAGCCAAATTGAGACTACGTCAGCTTCTAGTGTTAGTCCAAGGTTTCTACCAGCCAATCAGTATAAATAAATGCTGCATGTGAAGCAGATATTCACCCGTTTGTAGCCAGAAAAAGGTTACTAGTTGCGAATAAAAGCAATACAAACTCGGGAGCTTTCAGTATCATGCTGAGATCCCTCCTTAGGCCATTACAATCTCGGTGAGCTGCGCGCTAAGGTCAAGATATTAGCGGTTCTGGAAACTAGCCGACGTGAATACAACTAATAAGAACAGCAAGGAGTGCCCAAGGGGTTTAAGATTCTTGTTAGGCCAGAAGATATCACCTTTTAtgctgaggaagagctcCTATAGAGTCTAAAGCTATGATTCGAATTGCTCAAATATGTCCAATGGAAAGGCAGCCGCCATTGCTTCGAACGCTGCAACGTTTGGGTGCAAGTGGTCCCCAGAGTCAAACTCTTCCTTCAAACGACTACCATCTTTAGCAGATCGCAGGACATAGTCAAAGTCTACCACGGCGTCAAATACGCCAAACTTCCGAATCCAATCGTTCACGTCCTGGCGCGCCCATTCACGCATTTCGCAGGTTCCGTAAGGCTCGTTACCACCCATTGGCCCAATAGTGGCACCCAAGACATGCAAACCGTGCGCATGGCAGCGTGAGACAATCTGGCGATAGGCCTTCTTGAGAGCTTTTGTGACCTCTTGCAAGGATTCGGTGTCAGAATCTGCCGTGCCAAGGTCGTTCACCCCATGGAAGACTAGGATGTAGCGTCGACCTGGCTGAGCGACAGCGTCGCGATCTAGGCGACTCAAAAGACTTGGTCCTTTGCCATCTTGTAGAACCCTCCCACCACCCACGGcctggttgatgatggcgatatTTTGCGCGAATGGGTGCTGCTGCATGCGGTCAAACAGAAGGTCTGGCCAGCGGTTGTTTGCGTTATCTGTGCTACAGCGCCCGTCGGTTATGCTGTCGCCCAGGAGAACAAGGGTTCCGTGATGAGCAGCATCTTGACATATTTCGACTCCAGAGAGGAAATACCAATGCGTCAACGACCGTAAGTCAGGTCCGGAGAGCTCAGATGCCATCGACTGGTCGCCATGACAAAGCCAGGAATCTGTGCGACTGCCAGGGTGGGAGGTGATctgttgagaatgatggCCTTTCTGGAGAAAGATGCTGATTGACAGAACCTGCCCTGCTTTGATTGGGAATTTGAGACAGTCTGATACTACGTGGGATCCGCCAGGCACTGAGATCGTTTGTTCGCCATCTAAAAGAGCCTGCTGCGCTGTCCCCTTCAAGATCGACGCAGAGCCACCAGGACCAAAAGAGTCGTGTGGCCGAGGAACAGCAATCACAGCTCTCGAGATGTGCAATGTCTCCAATCCAAACAGGTTCGACAAGCGAATCCGGATAGAGTCTCCGCCTGCTGTCACTCGCAAAGTCTGTCGGATTGTGGTGTTCTGAAAAGCAACCCCATGCTGCGTCTAGTGAAGCATTTATGGTGAATGAAGGCTTTATTAAAAGGAACGGAACCTGGTTGACCTACCAATGGATAAGATGGCATATCCGCCTCCTCAGTAGGCTGAGGTGTTGGTGCCCAGACTGTTACCCACTTGGAAAGAGACTTCATCTTGGGGGGGTGTGATTGACTTTTCTCTGTGCCTCCCCCCAAAAAAAAGCATACACTGGTAGCTCTTTAAAAAGGGATAAACTACCTATGATGAAGCTTTGATTACGAAGAAAGAATGGCACGCCAGCGGTCAAACTGACAAACTGGCTAAGTCAGCAAACCCCTCAAACGCTAAACCTTGTGCCGGGTAAATGCACAAGAGTCCCAGAAAGCGGAGAAATCACTCTTGCGAACTGATAGCACCCGAACCATGATGATAATACAACATTTACGCTTCCATAGTCCAACTAATACAACGTCAGCTATGGTGAATTGCTTGATGcttggatgatgagatgaaataATTCCATATGTTAAATCTATTCAGCGAGGGTTCCCCCACTGTCTAATGAGGAAGTACTTGGCATTATCCCACTATAATATTCAACCCTTACTGACTGTTTAATCCACCACGCCCTCAGGCAAAACCGAGATGTAATCTAGTGATGCCATGTCCTTTCCGTCTGGGTAACCGATAACTGTTAGCTCGGCGCCCTCCCGAACTTCAACACCATGCAAGTAAACTCTCGTGGCCGAATGTCCGTCTAGATACTCCGAGAAGTCATGACCAAGCCGCGTGTCTAGATCGCTTTTCCACTCTCTGACCATCTTTCCATCTAGGAGAAGCTCGTAGCGTGCATGCCCACCAGTGTGATCAAAGTAGTTAACAGCAATGTCACGCTTCCCCGAGGGGAACCTTAGTTTCGTGGTTGCAACGGCTCTTTCCAACGATGATGCCACGATGGCACGGCCAAGAGACGCTGCTTCAGGAGGCGTCACGTCAACAATGGTATAACCACTCAGCTGCATGCTTTCGGCCTCTATACGCCATAGATAGTTTCCGACACGGTTTTTCTCATCTGGGATGCCGCACTTGGCCAGATAGAAGTTGTTCACCGAGTCACGCCAGACGAGTGAATGGCCTGCTTGATACGCAAGCTTGAAAGCGACGTGCTCAAAGCGCGCATCGTCAATGAGGCCCTTCAGGGATGCCCACCTTGTCACAAATGTCTGAGCATTTGCTGACCCTTCGTAGTGGGCATCGTATATGTGTTGGATTACGGTTTTACCagacttgagcttgtgcGTATAAGGAACGTGATGAAACCATAAAAGAAGGTCATCTGGCGTTGTCTCGATCCTTTCAAACTGAGCAGCGACCTGAGGTGGATATTGAGCTGCATAGCCCGTGCCAGTGGCAGCGGTGCGGTCCATGCCGAGGGCCTTGCTATCGGCGCGAGTCCATTGGCCCCAGCCGTTTCCATCTTGTGAACCTGGGCTGGGGCCGTAATGGGTGTAGAGGATGTCACATAGGGTTTGGATCCCGAGATTACCACTGTAGGCTTCATATGTAGGCCATGACTCCATTCCGATATTGCGGATGGTGTCTATCACCTTCTGGTTCTCTGCAGTGAATGTCAGGCGAATCCAATCGAGCAGGATATCCTGCGCTGGAGCAGCTGCGTCCCAGCACAATCGACCGTATGCATAGAGGTTTGACATAGATAGATGGTGTCCCAGCCATGTAAGGTCATCCCCGATGTTGGTGACTGCAGCATAACCGCCCTTGTTCAGACCATGGACTTTGCCAGAGGCGATATCTCTTACAAGAGAAGGCTTGTCGTCGATGCGCATGTCGAAGCCGAGAATAGTCTCCCATTCTGGGGCCATGTACACGTAATGCGACTGCTGACCCAGATACTCCTGACACACCATGAACTCACAGATCATTGGCGTCTTCCGGAGATGGGCGAATAGAGTAGAGGGAGGCTCACGAATCTGAAAGTCTATTGGGCCAAATTTGATCTGGATTATGACGTTATCTTCGAACTCGCCATCAAGGTGAGCGAAATACTCTACCGCGGCATTGGCTCGGTCGTTCTTGAGATCGGATTCGTCCAGATGGTGGTTGTAGACAAAAGCGCGATACATGACGACACCGTCACCATGAGGCTTCAGTGCACGAGCGAACATGTTAGCTCCCTGTGCAAGTGTGCGACCATATGTCAGAGGCCCCGGCTGACCTTCTGAgttggccttgatggtgTATCCAAGCATATCCGGGACACGCTTGTACAGCTTGGCCGTGATATCCTCCCAGAACTTGATGACATCAGGATCTAGAGGATCTGATGTAGGCAGACCGGCGAGGCCTCGGGGAGTGTCGAAGAACAATGAAACGCCAATGCGTATTCCATAAGGACGCATGACATCGGCGACTCGACCGAGACCATCGAGGTTTGTGTCGTTGAGAAGATTGTGGCTCGAATTGACATTGTTCACAATGCAGCCATTGATGCCGACTGAGGCCAATAAGCGAGCATATTGGCGGACACGAGATAGGTCCGTCAAGACCTCGCCGTCGCGGAAGAAGATGGACTTGCCTCCGTAACCTCTTTCTATGCTGCCGTCGAGGTTGTCCCATTCGTTGACGTATCTGATAGCAGCTCCGGGATGGTATGCCTGTTGGACATTGGTCTTGGCCAGTTTGCCCTGCGCAAGGAGAGAGAGGTATTCGAATGCTCCATAAAGGGCTCCTCGCTCATTTTGGCCGACGATGTGAATGTTATTGTTTCCATCAACATTTGTGTCAAGCCAAaatccatcttcatcaagtACAGGTACTGACTGAACGAGATCTTCGCCTCCGTTCGCCTTCAGAGCTGACAAGGTGCCGACCACAATTGAACCTTTGGTGTCAGTGCGAAGGTCAGAGTCGACCTGTACGCTTTGTCCGAGTATACGCTCGAGGCCACATCGGAGCTCCTCTCCAGCGACAGAAACTGGACATGTTGGGTTGGTGCTCAGAGCAATGATGCTGGAAACTGGCTTATGAAGGCTGCGCAATGTCTCGGATAGAGGGGCATAGCGAAGCCATGCATCGATTCCGCTTTCTGGAGGAAGCATTTTGCGGGCGTTGAGATTTTTGTTACTAGATGCAGACTACTACCTCTCCATTGAAAACTCGATACATGAAGGATATGGAGGACCTAGAGTCTTTAAGACTGTGAACGGTCACCAATCGTGAGGGGCGATTTCGGAGCACAGTCTTTGGCAATTGAGCTGTCACGCTTGGAGCCCATGTGAACGCGAACCATGACACAATGAGAATATCTCACGCTATGCAGAATAATCAGGGTCCAATGACAACATACCCATCTCATTAGCTGGGCTCACAGCTTGAGCGGGTCTCGCTCGGCATCTGGTAGCCGATTCCTTGCGCTAGAGCGGGTAAAAGTCCAGAATAAATGT
It encodes:
- a CDS encoding major facilitator superfamily domain-containing protein gives rise to the protein MSDAQQDVIGSTKDAQDESKTANASISVEGLTQDVMRRRQRISDLFTILCAGAALISDGYQNNLMTMSNVLFKKEYPEQYTSSVSTRVSNALLVGEILGQIAIGLTCDYLGRKTAIVLTTMCIVVGGILATAAHGTTIDGMFWMLTVARGVVGFGTGGEYPASSTSASESANERALNNRGPIFILVTNLPLSFGGPLAVSIFMVVLSAAGTDNLSTVWRVCFGIGIFLPLTVFYFRIRMLNSKLYRRGAIKRRVPYALVIRYYWKTLIGTCGAWFLYDFVTFPNGVFSGTILASVVPKGGNTLLHTAEWQLLLGCIALPGVFIGAWMCDRVGRKNTMMIGFAGYLVFGLIIGCAYDKITKIVPLFVVFYGLMQSSGNLGPGDMLGLLSSESYATSVRGTCYGISAALGKTGAAVGTQAFKPIQLTLGKRWTFIIAAICGITGVLVTYFFIPNATGEDLSKNDERFLAYLVNHEWDGEIGDGELKGPANGLDAVISKNNGNTEKAG
- a CDS encoding SGNH hydrolase-type esterase domain-containing protein, which codes for MKSLSKWVTVWAPTPQPTEEADMPSYPLTQHGVAFQNTTIRQTLRVTAGGDSIRIRLSNLFGLETLHISRAVIAVPRPHDSFGPGGSASILKGTAQQALLDGEQTISVPGGSHVVSDCLKFPIKAGQVLSISIFLQKGHHSQQITSHPGSRTDSWLCHGDQSMASELSGPDLRSLTHWYFLSGVEICQDAAHHGTLVLLGDSITDGRCSTDNANNRWPDLLFDRMQQHPFAQNIAIINQAVGGGRVLQDGKGPSLLSRLDRDAVAQPGRRYILVFHGVNDLGTADSDTESLQEVTKALKKAYRQIVSRCHAHGLHVLGATIGPMGGNEPYGTCEMREWARQDVNDWIRKFGVFDAVVDFDYVLRSAKDGSRLKEEFDSGDHLHPNVAAFEAMAAAFPLDIFEQFES
- a CDS encoding glycoside hydrolase superfamily, coding for MLPPESGIDAWLRYAPLSETLRSLHKPVSSIIALSTNPTCPVSVAGEELRCGLERILGQSVQVDSDLRTDTKGSIVVGTLSALKANGGEDLVQSVPVLDEDGFWLDTNVDGNNNIHIVGQNERGALYGAFEYLSLLAQGKLAKTNVQQAYHPGAAIRYVNEWDNLDGSIERGYGGKSIFFRDGEVLTDLSRVRQYARLLASVGINGCIVNNVNSSHNLLNDTNLDGLGRVADVMRPYGIRIGVSLFFDTPRGLAGLPTSDPLDPDVIKFWEDITAKLYKRVPDMLGYTIKANSEGQPGPLTYGRTLAQGANMFARALKPHGDGVVMYRAFVYNHHLDESDLKNDRANAAVEYFAHLDGEFEDNVIIQIKFGPIDFQIREPPSTLFAHLRKTPMICEFMVCQEYLGQQSHYVYMAPEWETILGFDMRIDDKPSLVRDIASGKVHGLNKGGYAAVTNIGDDLTWLGHHLSMSNLYAYGRLCWDAAAPAQDILLDWIRLTFTAENQKVIDTIRNIGMESWPTYEAYSGNLGIQTLCDILYTHYGPSPGSQDGNGWGQWTRADSKALGMDRTAATGTGYAAQYPPQVAAQFERIETTPDDLLLWFHHVPYTHKLKSGKTVIQHIYDAHYEGSANAQTFVTRWASLKGLIDDARFEHVAFKLAYQAGHSLVWRDSVNNFYLAKCGIPDEKNRVGNYLWRIEAESMQLSGYTIVDVTPPEAASLGRAIVASSLERAVATTKLRFPSGKRDIAVNYFDHTGGHARYELLLDGKMVREWKSDLDTRLGHDFSEYLDGHSATRVYLHGVEVREGAELTVIGYPDGKDMASLDYISVLPEGVVD